The following proteins come from a genomic window of Bombyx mori chromosome 18, ASM3026992v2:
- the Obp1 gene encoding odorant-binding protein 1 isoform X1, whose protein sequence is MERKDFYLLIVVVALTSGVSSMSRQQLKNSGKMLKKQCMGKNDVTEEEIGDIEKGKFIEQKNVMCYIACIYQMTQIIKNNKISYEASIKQIDLMYPPELKESAKASAGRCKDVSKKYKDICEASYWTAKCMYEDNPKDFIFA, encoded by the exons ATGGAGAGAaaggatttttatttgttgatcgTTGTTGTTGCTTTGACTAGTGGAGTTAGTTCT ATGTCGAGACAGCAACTTAAAAATTCCGGGAAAATGTTAAAGAAACAATGCATGGGAAAGAATGATGTCACGgaag AGGAAATAGGAGATATAGAAAAGGGAAAATTTATAGAGCAAAAAAACGTTATGTGTTATATAGCGTGTATCTATCAAATGACTCAAATT attaaaaataacaaaataagttATGAAGCATCAATAAAACAGATCGATTTGATGTATCCTCCAGAACTAAAAGAATCTGCTAAAGCATCAGCCGGCAGATGCAAAGacgttt CGAAAAAGTACAAGGATATATGTGAAGCATCGTACTGGACTGCGAAATGTATGTATGAAGACAACCCTAAAGATTTTATCTTtgcgtaa
- the LOC101744513 gene encoding general odorant-binding protein 72 isoform X1, translated as MFPILKFNIMYLFFLFTLLADAGYAMTRQQLKNSGKIMKKTCMPKNDVTEEEIGQIEQGKFLEQRNVMCYIACIYTVTQVVKNNKLSYDAVIKQVDVMFPAEMRPAVKAAAENCKDISKTFKDICEASYWTAKCMYDFDPKNFVFP; from the exons ATGTTTCCaatcttaaaatttaatattatgtatttgttttttttatttacactatTGGCTGATGCTGGATATGcg ATGACAAGACAGCAATTGAAAAATTCAGGGAAAATTATGAAGAAAACTTGCATGCCCAAAAATGACGTAACCGAAG AGGAAATCGGACAAATCGAACAAGGAAAGTTTCTAGAGCAACGTAACGTGATGTGCTACATCGCATGCATTTACACAGTTACTCAAGTT gtgaaaaacaataaattgagcTATGACGCTGTTATAAAACAAGTAGACGTGATGTTCCCGGCAGAGATGAGACCCGCTGTCAAAGCTGCTGCTGAAAACTGCAAAGATATTT CAAAAACGTTCAAGGACATTTGCGAAGCCTCATACTGGACTGCTAAATGTATGTATGATTTCGATCCAAAAAACTTCGTGTTTCCATGA
- the Obp1 gene encoding odorant-binding protein 1, translating into MSRQQLKNSGKMLKKQCMGKNDVTEEEIGDIEKGKFIEQKNVMCYIACIYQMTQIIKNNKISYEASIKQIDLMYPPELKESAKASAGRCKDVSKKYKDICEASYWTAKCMYEDNPKDFIFA; encoded by the exons ATGTCGAGACAGCAACTTAAAAATTCCGGGAAAATGTTAAAGAAACAATGCATGGGAAAGAATGATGTCACGgaag AGGAAATAGGAGATATAGAAAAGGGAAAATTTATAGAGCAAAAAAACGTTATGTGTTATATAGCGTGTATCTATCAAATGACTCAAATT attaaaaataacaaaataagttATGAAGCATCAATAAAACAGATCGATTTGATGTATCCTCCAGAACTAAAAGAATCTGCTAAAGCATCAGCCGGCAGATGCAAAGacgttt CGAAAAAGTACAAGGATATATGTGAAGCATCGTACTGGACTGCGAAATGTATGTATGAAGACAACCCTAAAGATTTTATCTTtgcgtaa
- the LOC119628331 gene encoding general odorant-binding protein 83a: MFLKNIFIECVLLYFVMLNTSFVNTMTKQQIKNSGKILKKACISKNDVTEDQISDIDKGKFIEDKNVMCYIACVYSMSQVVKNNKFVHDAMVKQVDMMFPTEMRDAVKASIANCRGVAKNYKDICEASFWTAKCMYEFDPANFVFA, translated from the exons ATGtttttgaaaaacattttcattGAATGTGTATTGTTGTATTTTGTAATGTTAAATACGTCGTTTGTGAATACT ATGACGAAACAGCAAATAAAAAACTCTGGTAAAATATTGAAGAAGGCTTGCATCTCGAAAAACGATGTTACTGAAG ATCAAATTAGCGATATAGACAAAGGAAAGTTTATTGAAGATAAGAATGTGATGTGCTATATCGCCTGCGTGTACTCTATGAGTCAAGTA gtaaaaaataataaatttgtccACGACGCCATGGTGAAGCAGGTCGATATGATGTTTCCAACGGAAATGAGAGACGCAGTGAAAGCCTCTATAGCTAATTGCAGAGGAGTTG cTAAAAATTACAAAGACATATGCGAGGCATCATTCTGGACTGCAAAATGTATGTACGAATTCGATCCCGCTAACTTTGTGTTTGCCTGA
- the LOC101744230 gene encoding general odorant-binding protein 19a, with protein MRISFLFLISVTIITFDSVFAMTRAQVKKTMTIMKNQCMPKNGVTEDQVGKIEEGIFLENHNVMCYIACVYKTIQVVKNDRLDKDLISKQIDVLYPQEIRESTKKAVGDCINLQEKYDDWCEGIFRSTKCLYEKDPANFIFP; from the exons atgagaattagttttttgtttttgattagtGTAACTATTATTACATTTGACAGCGTTTTTGCG ATGACTCGTGCCCAGGTTAAAAAAACAATGACAATCATGAAAAATCAATGTATGCCGAAAAATGGGGTTACCGAAG ATCAAGTTGGGAAAATTGAAGAAGGTATCTTTCTAGAAAATCACAATGTGATGTGTTACATCGCTTGCGTTTATAAAACTATTCAAGTT GTTAAGAATGACAGACTCGATAAAGACCTGATATCGAAACAAATTGATGTATTATATCCTCAAGAAATTAGGGAATCTACCAAAAAGGCTGTTGGAGATTGCATTAATTTGC AGGAAAAATACGACGATTGGTGTGAAGGTATATTTCGCTCGACCAAATGTTTGTATGAAAAAGATCCAGCAAACTTTATTTTTCCTTAG
- the LOC101744513 gene encoding general odorant-binding protein 72 isoform X2, with protein sequence MMTRQQLKNSGKIMKKTCMPKNDVTEEEIGQIEQGKFLEQRNVMCYIACIYTVTQVVKNNKLSYDAVIKQVDVMFPAEMRPAVKAAAENCKDISKTFKDICEASYWTAKCMYDFDPKNFVFP encoded by the exons ATG ATGACAAGACAGCAATTGAAAAATTCAGGGAAAATTATGAAGAAAACTTGCATGCCCAAAAATGACGTAACCGAAG AGGAAATCGGACAAATCGAACAAGGAAAGTTTCTAGAGCAACGTAACGTGATGTGCTACATCGCATGCATTTACACAGTTACTCAAGTT gtgaaaaacaataaattgagcTATGACGCTGTTATAAAACAAGTAGACGTGATGTTCCCGGCAGAGATGAGACCCGCTGTCAAAGCTGCTGCTGAAAACTGCAAAGATATTT CAAAAACGTTCAAGGACATTTGCGAAGCCTCATACTGGACTGCTAAATGTATGTATGATTTCGATCCAAAAAACTTCGTGTTTCCATGA